One window of the Pelobates fuscus isolate aPelFus1 chromosome 12, aPelFus1.pri, whole genome shotgun sequence genome contains the following:
- the LOC134578339 gene encoding CD59 glycoprotein-like: protein MSRIWGLCTIASLSILLLTLCPTGLALKCLECPWFSNAECGNKTTCPPSNDACIRISTASGSYYNCWDFTKCDSQGLAEYFKLTDFNSTCCSNNLCNSGRTSLPVFSVVLSLVAVVFMICR from the exons ATGAGTAGAATTTGGGGACtttgtacaattgcctctctCAGCATACTTTTACTTACGCTATGTCCCACTG GTTTGGCGTTGAAGTGTTTGGAATGCCCATGGTTTAGCAATGCAGAGTGTGGGAACAAGACAACATGCCCCCCATCAAACGATGCTTGTATAAGAATTTCAACAG ctAGTGGGTCCTATTACAACTGCTGGGATTTTACCAAATGTGACTCACAAGGTTTAGCGGAATATTTTAAGCTGACCGACTTCAATTCCACTTGCTGCTCTAACAACCTGTGTAACAGTGGTAGAACCAGCCTTCCGGTCTTCTCTGTGGTCCTCAGTCTAGTTGCAGTAGTTTTCATGATCTGTCGCTGA
- the LOC134578357 gene encoding guanylyl cyclase-activating protein 2-like, translated as MRNGNIILYFFVNLSQRTKKNQGRLNMGQNQTSSNDEIDVADLQEMYKKFVLECPSGALHLHEFKRFFGISANKEESQFIERMFSSFDRNGDNAIDFLEYVAALNLVLRGKLEHKLRWTFKIYDKDGNGCVDKKELKEIIESFYSVKKDWKRDSEAQFLSPDDVCERIFQSVDENGDGLLSLQEFVEGAKNDRWVLEMLQLNTSPCNWVMEQRRKSALF; from the exons ATGCGTAATGGGAACataattctgtatttttttgtgaATCTAAGCCAAAGAACTAAGAAAAACCAGGGACGTTTAAATATGGGGCAAAATCAGACCTCTAGTAATGACGAAATTGACGTTGCAGACTTGCAGGAAATGTATAAGAAGTTTGTGTTAGAATGTCCAAGCGGTGCCTTGCATCTCCATGAATTTAAACGTTTTTTTGGAATTTCAGCTAACAAGGAAGAATCACAATTTATAGAACGAATGTTCAGCTCGTTTGATAGGAATGGG GACAACGCCATTGATTTTCTGGAATATGTGGCTGCCCTAAATCTGGTTCTCCGTGGGAAACTAGAACATAAGTTACGATGGACTTTTAAAATCTACGACAAAGATGGCAATGGCTGTGTGGATAAGAAGGAGTTGAAAGAAATCATAGAG TCCTTTTATAGTGTAAAGAAAGACTGGAAGAGGGATTCAGAGGCCCAGTTCCTGAGTCCAGATGACGTATGTGAAAGGATTTTTCAAAGTGTTGATGAAAACGGAGATG gactGCTCTCATTGCAGGAGTTTGTAGAGGGCGCAAAGAACGACCGATGGGTTTTAGAAATGCTGCAACTTAACACGAGTCCTTGCAACTGGGTTATGGAGCAAAGAAGAAAGAGTGCATTATTTTAA